GCCGCCATGTCATGGCTGCCAACCGCATCGAAAAAGCCTGTATCAGTTGCCCCAGGGCACAGGGCAAGCACGCGGACACCGCGTCCGCGGGTTTCTGCCCATAGCGCTTCGGAGAAGGACAGCACGAACGCTTTGGTGGCACCGTAAACGGCCGAGTAGGCGCAAGGCACAAACGCTGCCATCGAAGCCACGTTTACGACGATTCCATCCTTGCGCTTAAGCATGCCGGGTAGAAAATGATGCGTCAGGTCGACAAGCGCAGCGGTGTTCAGCATAATCTCTGCCTGCTCGCGCTCCGGGTCCATATCCTCAAAGCGACCATACGTACCAATGCCGGCATTGTTGATGAGAATATCAACCGTCAGGCCAAGTTCGGCGATGGATTCCGCCAGTTGTCGTGGGCTACCAGCTTTGGACAAGTCGCTGGGCAGGGCATACGCCTGTACGAGATGCTTGCTCTTGATTTCGTCAGCCAACGCTTCCAGCTTATCTTTGGAACGTGCGACCAGTACAATATGACAGCCTCGTGCCGCCAACTCTATGGCATACGCCTTTCCGATTCCAGAGGAAGCGCCGGTGACCACAGCCAGCTTGCCTTGATATTGATATTGGTTCATGAAAAAACCCCCTTGTCGTTGAATGTCTTGATCATACCAACGACAGGAGGGGGATAACCACAGTGTATTCATACTAGTAATAGAACTAACAGGCTAAGATTGCGCTGACAATTTGCTGTCTTGTGCCAGCAGGAGTGCCAGTCTCTCCTCTGTGCCCGAACTTGGAGTCGGAACAAAAAAGCACCATTGCAGTCCAGGATCGTTGTCGATGGGTGCACAATGGAGTGTAAACGCCAGCTCTTGTCCGCCGGGAAGGCGATAACGAATCGGGATCGTGCTTTTTTGCCTAATTTCATGCTGATCCCACAAACGTACGAAGTCCTCACTGTTCCGTTTCAAACGGTCCAATCGTTCCGTGTACGACGGGTTGTCTTTGTGGCGATCGAAGCTTGCCCGGGTCAATGCCGTCATGTAACGAGCAAAGTCTTCCCAATTGACCAACCTTTTTCGGTACTCCGAATCCAGAAACGACAGCATCACCATGTTTCGTTCACTTTCCGGTAGGCGGCCGAAATCCGCAACAACGAGCTCTGCCCCCCGATTCCAGGCAATCAAATCGGCAACCTCATTCGCGATAAAAGAAGGATAACGCAATTGATTTACAAGGCTTTGTAGAAAACTGGCATCGGCTTCTTCTGGTTTCGGTGTCTTACTGGTACTAACTGGATTGTGTGTGGCTAGGTCGAACAAGTGCTTCCGCTCGTCCTCGTCCAGTTGGAGTGCTTGGCTGATATGGGACAACACCTCAAGGGAAGGGTTTCTCTCTCTGCCCTGCTCCAACCAGGTATAGTAAGTTACACTCACATTGGCCAGATAGGCGACTTCTTCCCTTCGAAGTCCTGGGGTACGCCTTCGCCCAGGGAATGACTTGATCCCTGCTTCTTCAGGCTGAAGCCGATATCGACGCGATTTAATGAATTCTCCCAATGCGGATGAAGTATGACGATTTTCCATACAACCCATGTCTCCTTTTTTTCGTCCGATATTCTTAATCAATTATAGTAATTCAATGATAATTTTTCTTCTCCTTCTTTAAAAAAAAGATTCCTATATCAAAAATAGAGGTGATCAGACTTTATTTGCGAAAAAAAACAGCATAGCATCTTCTCAGGTGATTTGGAAGGTGCATATAACTGTTTTGTTCTCTTAGCATTCAATAATTCCAGCGTTCATTTGAATCTTCTTTTTATAAAATCACTATGCCTGATCTGAATGGTTATCGGTTGCCAGGCTTCTATCTACAGTAAGCTTCTGCTTACAATGCATACAGGCATCAACTTTTCCCAACATTTTCGTCGGTT
This region of Bacillus horti genomic DNA includes:
- a CDS encoding SDR family NAD(P)-dependent oxidoreductase, whose amino-acid sequence is MNQYQYQGKLAVVTGASSGIGKAYAIELAARGCHIVLVARSKDKLEALADEIKSKHLVQAYALPSDLSKAGSPRQLAESIAELGLTVDILINNAGIGTYGRFEDMDPEREQAEIMLNTAALVDLTHHFLPGMLKRKDGIVVNVASMAAFVPCAYSAVYGATKAFVLSFSEALWAETRGRGVRVLALCPGATDTGFFDAVGSHDMAAGSALSAPESVVQAGFRGIDRGSSYIVDGRNNYMAAQMGRFLPRPRVALIMERVSRPKAN
- a CDS encoding helix-turn-helix domain-containing protein, yielding MENRHTSSALGEFIKSRRYRLQPEEAGIKSFPGRRRTPGLRREEVAYLANVSVTYYTWLEQGRERNPSLEVLSHISQALQLDEDERKHLFDLATHNPVSTSKTPKPEEADASFLQSLVNQLRYPSFIANEVADLIAWNRGAELVVADFGRLPESERNMVMLSFLDSEYRKRLVNWEDFARYMTALTRASFDRHKDNPSYTERLDRLKRNSEDFVRLWDQHEIRQKSTIPIRYRLPGGQELAFTLHCAPIDNDPGLQWCFFVPTPSSGTEERLALLLAQDSKLSAQS